A segment of the Sanyastnella coralliicola genome:
CAATCCGTTTTGCGGTAAAACAGGAAGTTGAGTTTACAACCAATGTTTCCGGACGTTGGGTCAATCTAGACAACGGAGACCGAATCTGGATGCTGGGGATTTACTCTCCGAACGCCAAGGCCTTGAGTGTGACTTTTGAAACCTTCGATATTCCGAAGGGTGCAGTGGTTCACATCTACAATGCCAACAAAGAAGAAGTGATTGGTGCCTTTACAGCTGACAATAACAAAACTGACGGGGTACTCACTACTTCTAGCCTCACCGGAGAACAGATAGTGGTTGAGTACTACGAGCCTTATGCTGTCCGTCAGGAAGGATACCTCAATATCCGAACGGTTGCGCACACCTACCGAGAAGTAGATAGTGAACTTAATGACAATACTTCGCTCGGTGAATGTATGGTCAATGTAGACTGTGAAGTCGACGAAGCACGCCAAGAACAAGCGGCTTCGACCGTGCTCATCACAGTTGATGACGGTACGCGCTGGTGTACTGGAACGTTGGTCAACAACGCAAACTTCGATGGTACGCCATACATCCTGACTGGTGACCACTGCCTTTACGGAGATCCGTCAAGCTGGTTGTTTACTTTCAACTACCAAGCTCGAGAATGCGATAATAGCGGTGCGAAGCAAATCACGCAAAGCATCAGTGGTGCTCAAGTAGTGACCTCGAACGTTGAAGCTGGAGTAGCTCTCCTTGAACTAAGCGCTCGTCCGAAGCCTGAATGGAATGTGTTCTACGCTGGATGGGACGCGTCAGGTGTTACTCCTCAAGGGGTTCACTCTATTCACCATCCGCTGGGTGACGTAAAGAAAATCAGTCTATCAGTTGAAGCACCGCTTCCAGAAGTATGGAAGGCGAAAGAAGTATTCACTGTAGAAAACTGGCTGTACGGTGCGACAAGCAACGGAAGCACTGGTGCTCCACTCTTCGATCAAAACGGACGAGTGATCGGTGTGATGTTCGGTGGTACTTCATCTTGCCAATTCCTTGGTGATGATCACTTCAATAAAATTGCTGGAGCTTGGGATGACATCGAGAAATATCTCAACCCTTTCAATCAAGACATCATCACCCTTGATGGTACATTCCTACGATTCGGAGTGGTTGACGTGCGTATCTTTAACGAAAACATTGCCCTCTTCCCAAATCCTGCGACTACGCAGTTCAATTTGGTAAA
Coding sequences within it:
- a CDS encoding T9SS type A sorting domain-containing protein; translation: MLRLLKHTCYLIAFLLMGTGVVAQVSLGTEPVSWGVDEELLSSLNYEQLEDIDAAALMAEDAAEVIDKDLPIRFAVKQEVEFTTNVSGRWVNLDNGDRIWMLGIYSPNAKALSVTFETFDIPKGAVVHIYNANKEEVIGAFTADNNKTDGVLTTSSLTGEQIVVEYYEPYAVRQEGYLNIRTVAHTYREVDSELNDNTSLGECMVNVDCEVDEARQEQAASTVLITVDDGTRWCTGTLVNNANFDGTPYILTGDHCLYGDPSSWLFTFNYQARECDNSGAKQITQSISGAQVVTSNVEAGVALLELSARPKPEWNVFYAGWDASGVTPQGVHSIHHPLGDVKKISLSVEAPLPEVWKAKEVFTVENWLYGATSNGSTGAPLFDQNGRVIGVMFGGTSSCQFLGDDHFNKIAGAWDDIEKYLNPFNQDIITLDGTFLRFGVVDVRIFNENIALFPNPATTQFNLVNDGASAIVNVEIHDMSGRLIDTIQYTGQPIDVSTLPVGHYVILINKTQGTARQKLVIWR